agccttccaggctcctccatccatgggattttccaggcaagagtattggagtggggtgccattgccttctctgtatagcACTAGCCCGCCTCAAATAAATAAAGCCCAGTTTTCTCatcctggcatccagaccctttCCCAAATGGCTTCCCACCTGCCCCCCAGCCTCTGCTCAGACTGTGTGCTCTGCCCGCCTGGCGACCTCCTGCTGTGCCCAGCGCTCACCTCATGATGGAAATTCCTGAACAGAGTGTTGAGCAGCTCCAAGGCCGCCAGATCCTTCTGGTGCCCTGACTTGGTCTCAGCCTCGCCCAGCGTCCGCAGGATCTTGGGGAGAAGGCGGCTGGGCTGAGCCACTCTGGAGAGCTGCCCGAAGCTCGTCTCCCATGTGAGAGACTAGGGTCCCCAGGGAAGAAACATCTCCTGGGGGAACCCCAAATCCACCCCGAGGCACAGGGTCCAGCAACCCTCACCCCTGGGTTCCCGAGGACCACAGCCGGCTGGTAGGGGAGGCGAGTGCAGGGCTGTTACCTCGGTGACCTTCCCCAGGGTCTGGCCCATCAGCTGCTTCCACTCTGGGTCCTTAAAGCACACGCGTAGCTCCCGTGTGGGCAGGGTCTTCTGGAGCAGCAGGCAGGCCtggacctggggtgggggcaaTGTGGTCACCAGGAGCCTTGGCACGCTGGGTGACCCCCATGAGCTCCAGGAGCCTGAAGAGGGGGCATGGGCGGGGCTGCCTGCTGCGCCCAGCACAGCCCGCCTGGGTCATCACTGAGCTCTGGGCTCAGCTGTCACCATCGCCTGCTCCCACCTGCTCGTCTCAGGTAGTGGGGAGACCTGAGGCCGAGGGGGGGCAGCAGGGCTGTCAGCTGCACACGGTTCCTGGCCCTCTACTAACTCGGGACATCTTTCTCCAGCCCCCTCTTCCTACCCTGACCCCCAGGCATACCCGTCAGGCCAGGGCGTGACCTCTGAGGAGCCGGAGGACTCAGGCCATGTGGGAAGTGTCCCCCCATGTCCACTTACTCTGGGCCTACAGTGGTGCGGTTGAGGGGACTGGCCAGGTTGGAGGGGCAGGCTCACCCCACCCTGTCCCCCAGGGCAGCGTTCTGAGCCTCTCAAACAGCCAACAAAGACGGAAGTCAAGCGGGTATTCACACAAACCTGGGGCTGGGGTCCGGGAAGGCCTTACCTGATGGCGGGGCCGCGTGTGGCTCGTCACATGCTCGACCACGATGGGGAGCAGGCTCTTACAGAGCATCTGTGGAGGAAATGGTGGGCAGTGAGGACGGGGCCCCACAGCGGCCCGAGGGGCGGCCGCGCCCGATACTCACCGGGTGCCGGGAAAAGAGGCTGAGGAACATGGGGACCGTGAGGGGGCTGTTGCGCTTGGTCAGGAAGGAGCTCAGTGCTGACGAGTAAATCGGGGTCACAAGGCTCAAGTCCAGGCAGCTAGCAGCCTGCGCAAGGGAGAGAGCTAGTGTGATGCCGGAGTGGGGCCTGGCACGGGAGCCCAGCCTGGGCTGCCTACAGACGGTTGAAGGCTGGGTCCCAGGGAAGGAAACAGGTAGGCTGGCTGCCCCACCGCCTCCTGGGACGCACTCCCATCTAGTGGCGCTGGGTTTTCAGGCCGAGCCTCCCCAGGCCACGTCTGCTCACCTCCgggccctggggctgggagcTGGCGTCTTTGCTGGCTTTCTCCTTCTTCTGGGCCTTGCGGGCGGGCTTGTCCACGGTGCTGCCCCTCAGGACGCGGAGCAGGTAGAGGGAGGCGTTGAAGTGGTAGAGGGCGACGGAGGAGTCAGCCTGCTGGCCGGCCTGCTGCACCAGCCGCTCCAGCCGGGCGTACAGAGTCTCCACGCGGTCGCCTGCCGTGCGGCAGTAATGCCGGGAGCGGCACAGGTGATGCCTgcggggggcaggggcagagctgGTCACAacgtccccccaccccagcagacCTGAGCCCCACTTCACAGGTGGGAAACAGACCCCTAAAGACAGGGTCTGACTGAGGCTGCGGGGGGAGGCCCGGGGCCACACACAGATCTACCGAGGAGAAGCCAGAGGGAAACTGGCTCCCTGGGTGACACCCTAACACCCCAATGTGGTCCTCAGCCCCATGGGGACAGTGGCTTCCGGGCCCTTTGTAAAGCAAAACCAGGGTCTGTGTGCTCAGGACACTGTGTGTCTGAGCAAAGACCGAGCTGAGAAAGTGTGACCTGGACCAGTGAGGTGAGGGCACTGGGGGCACGCCCCCGTCTCAAGTTCTTGTCAGGCCTTTGTCTCCacactgccctcccccacccttccccagcaAGCAGGACTCTACCTGCTATTTATGTCTCCGTGGCTGGGCTCCCTGCTCCAGCTGCGCCCACCCTGCCTCACCCCACGTCTGCTCTTGCTGCAAAGGCCTCTGTGGCCCCTCAACACTGAGGTCGGCCAGGCCACAAGCTGCTTATGTTCTGTGTTAGACACGTCTTCCTGTTCTGCCTGTGGTCTCTGGGTGGATGAGCGAGCTCCACGGCCCCCAGCACTGCTGACACCTCTCCCAGGATGCCTTCCCCAGTCCCTCAAGACTGGGTTAGGTGTCCCGTCTCCCGTCCACTCGCTGCCACAGCCCCAGCCTGTCACAACTGGGCACCAAGTCTGCTTTCCCAACTACAGTGACCCTGAGGGCATCGATGGGACTGGGGGCCCTGTGCTAAGCACTGCAGGAACACATGGGTGAAGGCTCCTGAGTGATGTAGGCTCCTGAGTGATGCGGGCCCCTggctcccaccccttccctccgGGAGCCCCCCGGCCCGGCTGTCCGGGCCCACCCTGCCGCCCTCACGTGAAGATGCGGGCCGTCTTGTGCAGCAGGTCCTGCTCCTGCTTGGCGCTGCTGTTGCTGCGCATGCTCCGCCGGATGACGAGCAGCAGCGGCTCGAGCAGCTCCAGAACCAGGGGGTTCTCGGGCTGCTTGGTCACCAGCACCTCGATCAGGTCTAGGACCTGTAGTGAGAAGGTGAGCTCAGCCAGGCGTGGGGgcgagggcagggggaggggtgtggtgagggggagggcagggcctgggctcACCCGGATCTGGAAGTCCCGCCTCAGCGCCTTCTCCTTCTGCAGCTTGTTCTTCTCGTCCTTCCGGGCCTGGATGCGCAGCTTCTGCTCAGCAAAGAGGCTGGCCAGGCTCTTGTCCAGGGCCATCATGGCCTCGTCCCCCAGCTCCTCGTCGTCGTTGTCATCCTCACTGTCCGCTCCGCCCTGGGGGGTGCAGGGCGGGCGGACAGAGGCCTGGTGAGCAGCCCCTCCTCGTGCAGGAGAAGGAGCAGAGGGACGGGGGCCCGGgaccagcccccactcaccagcGCCTTCCCGGCCTGCAGCACCGCCATCAGCTGCTCCCGGAAGCCCTGGTCCACGTCCCCGTCTCGGTCCTCCTCGTCGCTGTCGTCGTCATCGCTCTCCTCCTCGCTCTCCGAGCCTTTGCTGCCCTTGCTGTCCTCGCCATCTGAGCTCTTGTCCTGTGGGGGGGCCGTGTGTCATGCCTCCGCGTGGCCCACCGGGCGTCCGCCCGCCCCCTGCCCTTTGCTGACAAGTACCTCCGCACCCCCCAGCAGCTTCTCCTCGGAGTCGTCCGTCACCACCACGTTGTCGTCCTCGTCCTGGCTCTCCTCCGGGTTCAGCACCTGCGGGGAGTCCCAGGTGCCCGTCGCGTCTGTGGTCCCTGACCCCTTCACCACCCCCTCAGGCCCCGGGACCTTCTCAACTGCCTTCCCACCCCGTCCCGTCCAGTCTTGGCCAAAGGTCCCCATTTCAGGGAGGAAGATGGAGCCTGGGAGAGAAAGCCATTCCCTGCAGTGTCCCTGACAGTCCTGACCCTGAGTCAGGGGTGCATAGCAGAAGACTCTGAAGgaggcccccaccccccaaccatgCAGATCACAGCAAGGACGCAGCAGCCCTGGGCTCGGAGAGCCCCATCCTGGGACCCACGTCCCCAGAGGCCCCCACTTACATCCAGGATGAGCTGCAGGGCATGTAGGGTCAGATGGGCGCAGACGTGGCCAAACACGCTGCGGGCCACCTGGCGCATCAAGTGGCTGGGCTGGGCCAAGAGGGATAGCAGGATCTCCACCAGCACCTCCACCCACGGCGGCTCCTGGGGGTCTGCAAGCAGGGCAGGGGTGAGCCCGGGCAGGGTGCCAGTGACCCATGCTCatcaccccccacaccccccaccagGGACGACGACCCACTGGTGGCCTTGGAGCAGGTCTGAGCGCCCCATGCTGGGTCCTACTGTCTGCCCAtcacccgcccccaccccagggacGACGACCCACTGGTGGCCTTGGAGCGGGTCTGAGCGCCCCTGCTGGGTCCTACTGTCTGCCCAtcacccgcccccgccccagggaCGACGACCCACTGGTGGCCTTGGAGCGGGTCTGAGCGCCCCTGCTGCGTCCTACTGTCTGCCCAtcacccgcccccgccccagggaCGACAACCCACTGGTGGCCTTGGAACGGGTCCGGCGGGTCTTCTCCCCCAGGCTCTTCTTGATGCAGGTCTGGATGTCGCCCAGGAGGTCACAGCTTTCTGCGGGGGACTACGTGGGACAGGACAGAAATCAGGGGCCAGGCCCCATGCCCAGCCTTTGCTCAGCTGGGAGAGGGAGTGACCAAGAGGGAGGAGCTGGTATCAAGGCCCCAAAGACTCCAGACTGTCCTGGCCAGTCCCCCTCACAATCTAGAGCAGAGGGCTACAGCCAGACCCCAGGGGCAGCCCAAGAGCTGATGACCTAACATCCAGACACACAGTCTGTGAGCCTCACGGAAGATGAAGTCCAACCTCCCCACCGGTGCCCAGGCTGGATCAGGATCACAGGGCACCAGCAGGTCCCAGACTCCTATCTGCAGTTCTAGATTCTTCCACCACACCTGGCTCGACATCGTTACAAAAAGAACTAGAAATGACCAATTAcaacaaatttaatttaaactAACTTAAGtctatcttgggcttcccttgtggctcagctggtaaagaatctgcctgcaatgcgggagacctgggtttgatctctgggttggaaagatccctgggagaagggaaaggctacccactctggtattctggcctggagaattccatggactgtatagtccatggggtcacaaaaagtcgaacacaactgagcaactttcacagtcCTTTCAAGTCTATTTTGCTGAAGCATAAGACCAGACTCCAGCTACCAGCCAGTGAGTTGAAAATAACTGACTGCTAGTACCAAAAAGGCAGACTTTCCCTCCTTAATGTTGCAGGGCAGCTTCAatatttggggtgggggtggtggaagGAAGGCCAGAACAGGGGCTCAAAAGCCTCGGGCATCTTTGCCTCTAGCATCCTGGCTGTGGCCGGGTAGCTTTCATCCATGTCAAGCTCAGAGGTCCAGGGTCTGGGCAGCCCCTACTGGATGTCCAGTGCCAAGGACTGGAAGGGGCATGGTGACCAACTGTTTCCCACACTGCTTGTCCTCGAGCTGGGCTGAGTGCCCAAGGCGTGGAAGCAAAAACCTCAGCCGAGAGGCCAGAAGGGAGTCCTATCTCCTGAGACTACTGAAGACCTGAAGCAACCCACAAGAGCCTtgtacaacttgagaggaaaacctccagagacctgggttcacagCCAGAGGAAACCACAAGGGTCAAAACAGCTGTCGGCACTAAGTTCCACACATGGTCAAAATTCCTTTGtggaaagaacagaaaaggagATGGAGTGGGTTTTAGAGAACTGGTTATGAGAAGAGGTACCCATGACATGAGAAATATAGTTGATAGAACATAGAAGCCCATGGGAGGGCGGTGCCAGAAAAACACACACTACCCTCAACTCACCACTGTAGATTCCAAACGTGCAAAAGCTAAACAGAAAAATCGTGGCTCCACTTCGAACTGACCACAGACAGACAGAAGAAGCATCCCCATTGGTTAATGGGTCTGCCCAGAACCAGGCCCTGTCCTCCTCGACATCCACCACCCCTGGCCAGTGAGGTAGTTTGGGGAGGTCCTATGAGATAGTAGAGTCAGAGCCCCATGTTTGAATCCCAGCCAAAAGCTGTGTGGCCTCGGGTAAGTTACTTGACCTCTGTGAGTCTATTATCCCACCTGTCAGAAACGTGTCTGCCTCCAATCTGTGGGTAATAACAACAAGGGACACTGCTCAGAAAGCTCAGGATAGAGAGTGTgtattagctgctcagttgtgtctgattttgcaatcccatggttgCAAACTCctctgccaaactcctctgtccatggaattctccaggcaagaatactggagtgggtaggcatttccttctccaggggatcttcccggcccagggattgaacctgggtctttcacactgaaggcagactctttattgtctgagccacgagggaagcccaggatagAGCTGGTGTCCAGTAAGTGGATGGAGTGGTTTTTCCCTTGGGCTGTACTTCCAACCAGGAGCAGTCAGCCTAGGAAACCTGTCACCTTCAGCTCCACAGAGCAGTTCTTGGCCCCCGCAGACCCTAGGTCTGTAAGCCCCCTCCACTTCAGGCCGCCTTACCTTGAAGAGGTGGATGCCCACCAGGAGTAGCAGGTGCTGGAAGGCAGTGGCCTTGGCCTCTGAAGAGAGGGTGTCCAGTTCCTTCAGCGTCTTCAGCATCCTGGGCGAGACGAGCATGCTCTCAGGCCACCGCAGCCAGCGTCAGACCCCAGGGGATCCCACCCATGTGTCCAGTGTCAGACCCCGGGAGGTTCTACCCATGGGTGGCAACCACGCCCTCTCACCGGTCCCAGGCTTGGCGCTGCTGCGTGGTGAGGGCTGTCAGTGGAGCCACGTTACGGCTGTGATTCAGCAGCACGTCTGCGAACTGCACCAAGTGGTAGGTCCAGGGCCGCCCGTCTGCCGTCTGCTCCGGCGCCAGCCTGAACTGCGTGCTGAGGGTCTGCAGCagactggtggtggtggggtagGCGGGGGCGGTCAGGGTCATGGGCTGGGCTGGTACACACGGCCACCCTACTCCATCCCCACACTTTGAGCCCCTGGAACTCACTGGGCCTCAGATGCAGAGCTGGAGAGAGTGGCGCCCATCCTGCCCGAGGCCACCTCCCCACCCACTCGTCCACCCTCAAGCCTCTCCCTGGCTGCCCGGTGCCCACCTGAAGAAAGCACTGCACACCACCTCCCGCGTCCGGCCATCCAAGGGGAGGGTGAAGTGCTGCTCGGACTCGGGGATCTGCGACGTGGGCTTCTTTGTCTCGAAGAACGAGTGGAAGAAACAAAacctggggagggtgggaggataCCCGTGTGCCCTCGGTCAGTGCCACCATCCTGACCAGCCACTCTCGGGTGGCCTCACCAAGGGCCTGGGGCCAGGAGGCAATGACGACAGAGGGACGTTCCTCAGGCCTGGAGCCCCAGCAGAACAGAGCCCAGCCCGAACCGGGAGAGGACCAGCATCCCTCCCTTGGAACCAAAGATGCAAAGATGCGTGGCCTCGGCCAGGTCACCGCCACTCCTGCCCGTCTCAGGGCCGCCGTGAGGgtgagtagcagcagcagtgtcgtCATTAAGGACCCCCAGACATCGATACACAAAGGCAGCGGGGGGATCGTTGAGCCAGCCTGAACCTTGGAGCTCCGCACCCCCTGCCATACCCAGACTCCCTGGGGAATTTCCCCCAATCTCCTCCTGCCCAAGGGGCAAGGATGACTTGACCCTCAGGCTTTTGGCTCCAGGAGGGAACCACAGCAGGTCAGACATGAGGCCGCTGCACCGTGGAAGTCGGGGTTCAGGCACATCTCGGGACCGTACCTGGCCACCTCCTCGATCAGCGCCTCCTCCTTCTCTACGTGCAGATTGTCCACGATGCTGACCAGGCGAAGGATGATCCACTTCCGCAGCCGGAACACAGCTCGCTCGGGCCTGTGGGCAGGAGACAAGTCCCAGAAACCGCTTAGAGGTGGTGAAATGGGTGTCTCCTACCCTTGAGACGGGAAAATCAACCAAGGCTCCCCAACGCCCTGATCCCCAGCACAGGGCCacatgtgaggaaactgaggcctttaAGAGCAAAGGTATGGCTTCTCTCTGGCCCGAGGAACCAAGGTATTTGGGAGGGAGGGTCCAGGCCTTTGGGCCCCACAGACCCACTCACCCATGGAACGAAGTGTCTTGGGTTTTCTTCTGGTTGTTGGTGCTGAAGTCCACCAAGGAGTCCAGGTCAGGCTGGAGGAACATGTCCCGCAGCCAGGCCACGTAGCCCTTGAGGGCGGTGGGACTCAGGAACTGCACGACCCGCCAGAAGGTGGGCACCACAGGGAGGCCCTGGTTGGTGATGGACGTGAAGGCCACTACCAGGGCCAGCTGCCGCTCGGGGTCGCCCCGGCAGCCTTCCAGGAAGGCCCCCACGTACTCGTTCATCTCCGGGGCAAACTTGAACTGCTTTGGGAGCTGCGAGAGTCGGGCACAGCGCTGGGGTCACCAGCCAGGAGGGGTCCAACACACCCCCAGCCTTTTCCACGACAGGTTCCCTGGGGCCTAGGAAGTCCCCTCCCTTGTACCCAGCTGGGTCGCCCAGGAGCCCCCACGTTTAGTCTTTGGGACAATCTTTGTCCTAGCACCTCTAAttgttttgcagatgaagaaaaatgaagcataAGAAAGCTTGGAAGCAACTTCTGAGGGTCACAGGACTAAAACTGGCGGAGCTGGGACTCGGCCCCAGTCCATCTGGTCCCCCAGCCCGTGGAGCTCTTAACCCCTGCGCTGTACTCTGAGCCTGTCCTTCACTCGGAAGAGGGGAATGGCAGCTCTCCAAAGCTTGGCGGTAAAGACAGAATGAGCTAGAAGCAAACCCAGCAGCACTTCCTGCACACCAGGCACTACTTTAAGCGCCTGTGGATATTAGCCTGAttatcctcacaacaactctaaAGAAGGTCCTGCTCCTTGGCTCATGGACAAGCAGGAGCAGGCACAGAGAAGGGAAGCGACCTAtggaaggtcacacagctagcggCGGCGGAGTCAGGACAGGAACCCAGCAGTCTGGTCCCAGGTTCCCTGATCTTAACCGCTACTCGATTCCCGTTGAGCACTTAGCTTAGTGTGCGGCATGTGGGCGTACTCAAAGCAGCACTGGTGGGTAGTATTCCTGTAACACCAGCTTGGGGTAGAGGGGGTTCTGGACAGATTGCTGGCTGTACAAGCCTGGGCTGAGCGGCCTGGGGGCAGAAGGGCTGACCCTGCCACTCTCGGTTCATAGGGGAAGATGAAGGGGTGGGGGACACCCaggtccccagcccctcctcccaggggCAGCTGTGTTTGCCCATCCCAGGCAGGACCACTGACACCAAGAACCACCCTCTTTTCTGGAAGCTGGCTGATCCCTTCCCACCTCTTGGCAGGAAGCAGCCCAGTCACCTGGCCGTTTCCGGCAGGGTTGGGCCGCAGGGGCAGCGCTCACCTTAGCGGTGACCATGTGCTCCCCATAATGTCGGATCAGGTCCCCTTGCATCACCAGCTGCAGCTGCTCCTTGGACAGCAGGGGCAGGGCTGCACCCAGCAGGCGGAAGCACAGGTAGCTGGGGGCACATGACAAGGCCTGGTCAGAGCCCTCGGCCCCCTAACCCAGCCCTGCTCATCAAACAGGGGAGGGGGGATGGGAAGCAGGGAGAGGTCAAGTGCCCACGCACCTGGCCGGCCAGAACTGCTTCTTcaggagcccctgctccacaaccTCCTTCCAGAACCATGGGAACTTGTCCTCCTGGAGCGCCAGGCGGAGCAGGTCCAGAGCCACGGTGGGCAGCTTGCGTTCCTTCTTCACAGAGTTGGCCACCGTCTTCAGCACAGTCACCAGCCTgcagaggtggggggtgggggtgaagaaGACTCAGGGGGCATTCCCCAGCAAACAAGGGCCAGGCATCTAGGGCCACATGGACCCCCAACCCTGGGTCATGGTGCAAACCTGTGGATGGAGAGCCCACCTGACCACCGCCCTCACACCTGGGGATGTTCTCATCCGAGAACAGGTTGACCGGTCCCATCAGTTTCTCCAGCTTCTCGGGCACCTTCTGCTGGGCCAAGAGGAAGAGCTCCAGGTGCTCAGGGGAGCCGAGCACTGAATTCAAGTCAGGCTTGAGGACCTTGGGCAGGATCTCCTGCAGCGCGGCCTCCGGGACCTGGCATGGAGAGACAGGTTGGGGGTGTGGAGGGCGCCCTCACGGCATCCTTTGTCTGTCCTGCTGTGAGGTGAGCTCTTTGGGCCCTGTTCTACCTCCCAGGCTCCCCCAAGGCCCCTGGCACAGCAACAGCCTGAGAAGGGATAGTCACAATCCACCTTGTCAGGCAACAGAATCACCAGAGGGGATTTCTTAAAAAGCTCAAATTCCCAAGTCCTTGGAAACTGGGTTTAAATAAGCACCCCACTGATGCTAACTAGCCCAGGACCACCCTTTTAATTATTCCTCTTTTGGGTTTTACAGggctagccttttttttttttttttaaacaaggagtCCCCAGTGAAGAGCTGGGATTTCAATTCAGGTCCTTCCAGCTCTGTGGCCAGGGCTATGCAGAAAGCCTTGGCCTGGGATGTGCCAGTCCCTGGCTTTTTCACCACAGCAAGGATTCTAGGTACTAGCCCACCTCCACTTCCCAAGTAGGGCAGTGGGGACCCCTGAGGGGCCAGCTCTGCCCAAAACAACAATGGCCAACATGTGTAACCCACTGGGCacatgtcaggcactgttctacaAATGCACGGTCCAGTACGGAAGCCACTGGTCACATGTGGACACTGAGCATGTAAAATGTGCTATTCTGCACAGAGATATGCCAGAGAGTATGAAATATACTGGATTTTGGAGACTTACCACaataaagaatgtaaaaaatCTCCATAGATTTTTTGATACTGACTGCACATGAAAATACTTTAGATGTTAGACTAAACCATGTTATTAAACCACATCCCTTTTCCTTCTTACTTTTTAAGGAAAGTTACTACGAAACATCATGTTCCATACTTATGCTTCCGTGGGATGGTACTGCACTTCCATGCATTAACCTGTGTCTTCTTCATGCTCTTCTATGACGGGTGGTGTTAGTTACCCAAGGctccacagctgctgagcccatacCTGAGAAAGGATGTCCACCAGGGCCTTCTGGGGCTGTTCCTGAAGGTGGTTGTAATGCTGGCCCAGGGCCTGCAGCAGCTTCACCGACTTCATCAGTGCTTCTGAGTCCTGGTGgtcccagaggcagagagggtaTGAGCGGGGCGTGCCACTCTCCCCCACCACTCCAAGCCAGTCCACATACCCCCAGAACCCTCAAAGCTCTTACCTTCACTAGCCTGCCTGACTGAAAGAGGGCTAGCACCCCAAACAGGTTTCCAAAGAGGGCAGGTCTCATCATCCCCTAGAAAAGGATTCCAGGCACCCGTGAGAAGGACCCAAGCATTTCCAACCCTGGGGGACTGCTGATATCCCCGGGGCTGCTAACTCTCACCTTCTTAACCTTCTGCAGGTCATGTTTCTCCTGTATTTGCTGCAGGATGCTGCCCAAGGGGATGTCTTCAAAAGACTGTAATAGCTgccaggaggaagagagaggctcAGGGGGAGTGGCCCTGCCACATCCCAACAGACGTCAatctctatttcttccttcaaCTTCTGCCCTTGGGAGCAGGCCTTGGGCCCCTGCTCCCGCCCCAAAGATGCCTCTGAAGCTGCCTACCCGCCTCTGAGCAGTGCTGATGATGGAACACAGTTGTGAATGGAGCGGACCCCTGTCTCCCTGTCCCATGTGTAGCTGGGGTGCTTTGGCCACTAGACTGTGATTCCCAAACATGCTGTCCCCACAGCCAGCTCTGAGCTCCCGCTAGACTGGTCTTCAAGGACTGGGTCTCTAGAGGCCTTCCATTTGTCCAAGCTCCTTAGATATGGCTTATAATTAGCTGTGTGCCCCTTGGGAGAAGAGGGTCCTGAACCCTGTAGAGGTAAGAGAATTCACCCCAGAGCTTAGCACCGCCAGTACATGTACCTCGGAGGCTGGTCAACCCAGGTACCCAAAAGCAGCCTCAacctccctctctctgcctgccTGGGCTTCTCTGCACAAAGGCCTTGCTTACACAATTTTCTCCGCATCCACGTGGGCACACCTCCCATCGGCTCGCCTGAGATGCTACCCCTACTTGTCAGTCCTCACTTCCCTTGCAGCGGGGACATCTGCTCTGCTCACTCACTCCCCCACCGTTCTGACCAGCACAGGTGGACACCTTCCAGGGGCCACCACCTCACCTGTGCCAGGGCCAAACTGTAGCAGGGCCGGGCTGCTTCTCGTCCACCCCCGAGTCCAGTGATTAGGCGCTTCAGGGCGTACTTCATCTCGGAAGATCCCTAAGGAACCAAACACATCCCCAGGTGGACCAGTGAGAAGGGTGGTCTGGCACCCGCCCATGCCCACTCCTCGGCGCGCGCTCACTTGGGGCGTCCAGGTTCGCGACCACGTGACCCCAAGCCCGCCGCTACTTGCCGGGATCTCTGCTGCTCCTGCCCCAGGTCCCGCCACCATACCTTCGGCTTTGCACGCAGATACTCCAGCAGCTTCTCTGTGGCCTCAAGCCGCGTCTCCTGCTGAGGCTTCGCAATGTCCCAGAAGAAGTCCAAAAACTCGCGGCTGTGCTTGAGCAGGCCATGGCGGTCGGCAGGCCGGACGCCGCTCTTCTGGGCCTCTCCCGGAGCCAGAGGCTCGGTGACTTCCATACTCGCCGGCTCCGCCATGCTCGTCGAACACGTGGGCTCGGAAGACAGTCTCTTCCAGGTCAGGTCGGGGCGCATGCGCAATGAATTGGGTCGGCTGGGGGCGGAGCTGGCTTGGACTTGGACGGGGACGGGGACGGGGACGGGGCGGGCGGGGAGGTGTGGCTCTTCCGCtctcttggagctcagggcttcGGAGTTCGTCCTGATTGTGATAGGAAATCACCGGAGGGTTTTATGCAGACACAAGCCTTGGTTCTATTTAACTCCCCCGACGCCCCCCGCCTTGTGGGATTttatttcccagaccagggatgggtcagggatggaacctcggCCCTCCGCAGTGAGAGAGCCGAGTCCTAACCACGGTACctctagtgaagtgaagtgttagcgaccccatggactgtagcccgccaggcttctctgtccacgggattatccaggcaagaatactggagtgggttgccatttcgttctccacgGGATattcccgacctggggattgaacatcgcgggcagattctttaccgactgaaccatcagggaagccccagggaattcccctatTTACACATTTAATAGATTATTCTGCTGCTGTGTGGAGGATAAATTGAAGGAGAGCAGAGGTAGAAGCAGGAATACCAGCTGGATTGAACCAAGTGCTGAGAAAATTTCAGCTAATCTGGAACAGGTGGGAGGTGACAGAAGCTAGAGGGATGCTAGGCTTGGGGCTAACATAAGTGGGTAGACTGTGGTACCATTTGGGCTGGGGGAAGAATTCTTTGTCCTGGAGGTGGGGGGCCAGCAGTGAGAGGGAGGTGGTGGGACTGAGTTCTAGTAAATCAGAGATACATTCATTTTACAGTGTGGGGCAGGAGTGCTAACGGC
The DNA window shown above is from Bos javanicus breed banteng chromosome 19, ARS-OSU_banteng_1.0, whole genome shotgun sequence and carries:
- the MYBBP1A gene encoding myb-binding protein 1A, with amino-acid sequence MAEPASMEVTEPLAPGEAQKSGVRPADRHGLLKHSREFLDFFWDIAKPQQETRLEATEKLLEYLRAKPKGSSEMKYALKRLITGLGGGREAARPCYSLALAQLLQSFEDIPLGSILQQIQEKHDLQKVKKGMMRPALFGNLFGVLALFQSGRLVKDSEALMKSVKLLQALGQHYNHLQEQPQKALVDILSQVPEAALQEILPKVLKPDLNSVLGSPEHLELFLLAQQKVPEKLEKLMGPVNLFSDENIPRLVTVLKTVANSVKKERKLPTVALDLLRLALQEDKFPWFWKEVVEQGLLKKQFWPASYLCFRLLGAALPLLSKEQLQLVMQGDLIRHYGEHMVTAKLPKQFKFAPEMNEYVGAFLEGCRGDPERQLALVVAFTSITNQGLPVVPTFWRVVQFLSPTALKGYVAWLRDMFLQPDLDSLVDFSTNNQKKTQDTSFHGPERAVFRLRKWIILRLVSIVDNLHVEKEEALIEEVARFCFFHSFFETKKPTSQIPESEQHFTLPLDGRTREVVCSAFFSLLQTLSTQFRLAPEQTADGRPWTYHLVQFADVLLNHSRNVAPLTALTTQQRQAWDRMLKTLKELDTLSSEAKATAFQHLLLLVGIHLFKSPAESCDLLGDIQTCIKKSLGEKTRRTRSKATNPQEPPWVEVLVEILLSLLAQPSHLMRQVARSVFGHVCAHLTLHALQLILDVLNPEESQDEDDNVVVTDDSEEKLLGGAEDKSSDGEDSKGSKGSESEEESDDDDSDEEDRDGDVDQGFREQLMAVLQAGKALGGADSEDDNDDEELGDEAMMALDKSLASLFAEQKLRIQARKDEKNKLQKEKALRRDFQIRVLDLIEVLVTKQPENPLVLELLEPLLLVIRRSMRSNSSAKQEQDLLHKTARIFTHHLCRSRHYCRTAGDRVETLYARLERLVQQAGQQADSSVALYHFNASLYLLRVLRGSTVDKPARKAQKKEKASKDASSQPQGPEAASCLDLSLVTPIYSSALSSFLTKRNSPLTVPMFLSLFSRHPMLCKSLLPIVVEHVTSHTRPRHQVQACLLLQKTLPTRELRVCFKDPEWKQLMGQTLGKVTEILRTLGEAETKSGHQKDLAALELLNTLFRNFHHEKLTMDLTAVLGVLQSQQPRLQQRLQQGEHSAGSSRLHDLYWQAMKFLGVQRPKSEKDTKEAPQATQQSPVSMKRKKKGFLPETKKRKKHKPEATTQEAAAAKPEATSGDQPPSASKKKKKKKKKKMKKTKSPALSQMNGTPAAKSPTPEPPAVSPSTPTKTPKPQKKTQKLAQVNEATPLPHQSPEEPAAKKRQKKLPQKGVSGKSPQSALPRKKARLSLAIRSPSLLQSGAKKVHLRKAKKL